One window of Chloroflexota bacterium genomic DNA carries:
- a CDS encoding DNA translocase FtsK 4TM domain-containing protein: MAEKKSARAKTKEEPKPPKPVFRLDADRWEEIGAIGVFILALLTFAGALNLSGGFLVELWVGTLRTLLGWGVYFTPFILIALSIWMFLDAIDHTWNIGWERPLGVGVLYVFVLAVLHWAVAFDNPMKEPRAFAGGGMLGWTIASLLISALGAIGAALAMTASIGVALILLFNISLPELGRRILYVARIIPHLPQELSRRPAEPRATQPPLPTISPRPRPSAPFVTPRDLEPRRESPAPVEPPAPPRGPVAARIIGGNAPAEPVPPAIAASDAPTPIIQREWRLPEWSGMLEESIESDMNQHEIRERVHRIEETLQHFGVPAKVIEVNQGPTITQFGVEPGFVEQKGVDGKVHRVKVKVSRISALQHDLELALAAAPIRIEAPVPGRSVVGIEVPNSQIARVSLRGVMESDVFKNLEKKTKLRIALGQDVAGQPVCANLESMPHLLIAGATGSGKSVCVNAVIAGLLCTTTPADVRFVMVDPKRVELVNFNGIPHLLLPVVVEMDQAVAALENTVKEMDRRFKLFQSRGARNIEIYNQIVEGKPDEEKLPFLIVIVDELADLMMVAPDQVEHTITRLAQMARATGIHLILATQRPSVDVVTGLIKANFPSRISFAVTSQIDSRVVLDTPGAEKLLGRGDMLYMASDSSKLVRLQGCFVSDRELEKLVSFWKDFTPPPLPTSPTTTPSEGYEQVTLWGEVAPKPKTPSGDDDLLPQAMDVLQQNNRASISLLQRKLRIGYSRAARLMELLEEKGFVGPDEGPTKGRSVRAPDTNESLPRAQKTTPASRRTFEEENDPFADFTEEDWEELDKG, translated from the coding sequence ATGGCTGAGAAAAAATCTGCACGCGCAAAAACAAAAGAAGAACCGAAACCACCCAAGCCCGTCTTTCGTCTCGACGCCGATCGTTGGGAAGAGATTGGCGCGATTGGCGTGTTCATCCTCGCGTTGCTCACGTTCGCCGGCGCGCTGAACTTGAGCGGTGGATTCCTGGTCGAGTTGTGGGTTGGCACCTTGCGGACTCTGCTCGGCTGGGGCGTGTACTTTACGCCGTTCATTTTGATCGCGTTAAGCATCTGGATGTTTCTCGACGCGATTGATCATACCTGGAATATCGGCTGGGAACGTCCGCTGGGCGTGGGCGTGCTTTACGTGTTCGTGCTCGCGGTATTGCATTGGGCGGTCGCGTTCGACAATCCGATGAAAGAGCCGCGCGCGTTTGCCGGCGGCGGAATGCTTGGCTGGACGATTGCGTCGCTCCTCATCTCCGCGCTCGGCGCGATTGGCGCGGCGTTGGCAATGACCGCGTCTATCGGCGTGGCGCTGATTCTCCTTTTTAACATTTCGCTCCCCGAACTGGGTCGCCGCATTTTGTACGTCGCGCGCATCATTCCCCATTTGCCGCAAGAGTTGAGTCGCAGACCGGCGGAACCGCGAGCGACGCAACCGCCGCTCCCGACGATCAGTCCGCGCCCGCGTCCCTCCGCGCCGTTTGTCACGCCGCGCGACCTGGAACCGCGACGCGAATCACCCGCGCCGGTCGAGCCGCCCGCGCCGCCGCGCGGTCCCGTCGCCGCGCGCATCATTGGCGGCAACGCGCCTGCCGAACCGGTTCCACCCGCGATTGCCGCGTCCGACGCGCCCACGCCGATCATTCAACGCGAGTGGCGTTTGCCGGAGTGGAGCGGGATGCTCGAAGAGAGCATCGAGTCCGACATGAACCAGCACGAGATTCGCGAACGCGTGCATCGCATCGAAGAGACCTTGCAACATTTCGGCGTGCCCGCCAAAGTGATTGAAGTGAACCAGGGTCCGACGATCACACAGTTCGGCGTCGAGCCAGGATTCGTCGAGCAAAAAGGTGTGGACGGCAAAGTGCATCGCGTCAAGGTCAAGGTCAGTCGCATCAGCGCGTTGCAACACGATCTCGAACTCGCACTTGCCGCCGCGCCGATTCGCATCGAAGCGCCGGTGCCAGGTCGCAGCGTCGTCGGCATCGAAGTGCCGAACTCGCAGATTGCGCGCGTCAGTTTGCGCGGCGTGATGGAATCGGACGTGTTCAAGAATCTCGAAAAGAAAACCAAGTTGCGGATCGCGCTGGGTCAAGATGTGGCGGGACAACCAGTGTGCGCGAATCTCGAATCCATGCCACACTTGCTCATCGCCGGCGCGACCGGTTCCGGTAAATCCGTTTGTGTAAACGCGGTCATCGCCGGGTTGCTGTGCACGACCACGCCTGCCGATGTGCGCTTTGTGATGGTAGACCCCAAGCGCGTCGAGTTGGTGAACTTTAACGGCATTCCGCATCTGCTCTTGCCGGTCGTCGTCGAGATGGATCAAGCGGTTGCCGCGCTCGAAAACACCGTCAAGGAAATGGATCGTCGCTTCAAGTTGTTCCAGAGCAGAGGCGCGCGCAACATCGAAATTTATAATCAGATTGTCGAAGGCAAACCAGACGAAGAAAAACTGCCGTTCCTCATCGTCATCGTGGACGAGCTCGCGGACTTGATGATGGTCGCTCCCGATCAAGTCGAGCACACGATCACGCGGCTCGCGCAGATGGCGCGCGCGACGGGCATTCACTTGATTCTCGCGACGCAACGTCCATCGGTGGACGTGGTGACCGGGTTGATCAAGGCGAACTTTCCCTCGCGTATTTCGTTCGCGGTGACGAGCCAGATTGATTCGCGCGTCGTGCTCGACACGCCCGGCGCGGAAAAATTACTGGGTCGCGGCGATATGTTGTACATGGCGAGCGACTCGTCCAAGTTGGTGCGCTTGCAAGGATGCTTTGTCTCCGACCGCGAACTCGAAAAATTAGTTTCCTTTTGGAAGGATTTCACGCCGCCGCCGTTGCCGACATCGCCAACGACTACTCCCAGTGAAGGGTACGAGCAGGTCACGTTGTGGGGCGAGGTCGCGCCCAAACCAAAGACGCCCTCCGGCGATGACGATTTGTTGCCGCAGGCGATGGACGTGTTACAACAAAATAATCGCGCGTCCATTTCGTTATTGCAGCGCAAACTACGTATCGGCTATTCGCGCGCCGCGCGCTTGATGGAACTGCTCGAAGAAAAAGGATTTGTGGGACCGGACGAAGGTCCGACGAAAGGTCGTTCGGTGCGCGCGCCCGACACGAATGAATCGCTGCCACGCGCGCAAAAAACCACGCCCGCCTCGCGTCGCACGTTTGAAGAGGAAAACGATCCGTTCGCCGATTTCACGGAGGAAGACTGGGAGGAGTTGGACAAGGGCTGA
- a CDS encoding PD40 domain-containing protein, whose translation MKTRVLVLLALASLALIAVACGSPTPTPKPLASPTALPTFAPTATPLPPTITPTATPTPVPLSLNVLKNAEYPSEYPANKKAKLVDGAYEEKQAKTNAKTTMKMLDVFATGDLNGDGVPDAAVVIATNTGGTGVFHDLYAVVNERGTPKPVASFALGDRVQLKAAAIQGSEVALDLIVHGPKDPLCCPTLAATRSYRLQGDQIISTTPVTPTPVAAAAPSRAATTPIARATATATRPPAPKGFILFQFNDNGVDRVSTVDVQTKTVRPFYDVGPVLDIVNTNAAMMAWSPDNSKIAYIATRGLGETNALRVYDPRLDTHTGLYSAPAGGGLSSPTWSPDGKQIAFVRLAADKRGWNVLIVNADGTPCSSDKQQWCDVKSNSQGEQFRGGLSWSSKGQLALGLVTTGENDIYVLNPDGGGFRNITNNPADDSTPAFSPDGKLIAFTSKRDGRAQIYVMNADGSGVRRVSQSTVPDFSPSWSPDGNWLAFASTRNNSTNIFMMDLRGGNVTQLTSSPGQHPVWSR comes from the coding sequence ATGAAAACCCGCGTCTTGGTTTTACTTGCGCTCGCATCGCTCGCGCTCATCGCCGTGGCGTGTGGATCGCCAACCCCGACGCCAAAGCCACTTGCTTCGCCAACCGCGTTGCCCACCTTCGCTCCGACGGCAACGCCGCTACCGCCGACCATCACCCCGACGGCGACGCCCACACCAGTGCCATTGTCGTTGAACGTCCTCAAAAATGCCGAGTACCCAAGCGAGTATCCCGCGAACAAAAAAGCAAAATTAGTTGATGGCGCGTACGAAGAAAAGCAAGCCAAGACCAACGCCAAAACGACGATGAAGATGCTCGACGTATTTGCGACGGGCGACTTGAATGGCGATGGAGTGCCGGACGCGGCAGTCGTAATCGCAACGAACACCGGCGGCACTGGCGTCTTTCACGATTTGTACGCGGTCGTCAATGAGCGCGGCACGCCCAAGCCGGTCGCATCGTTCGCGTTGGGTGATCGCGTTCAGCTCAAAGCCGCGGCGATTCAAGGCAGCGAGGTCGCGCTCGATCTGATCGTGCATGGTCCCAAAGACCCGCTGTGTTGCCCGACGCTTGCGGCGACGCGCAGTTATCGTTTGCAAGGCGACCAAATTATTTCGACAACACCGGTAACACCTACTCCAGTCGCCGCCGCAGCGCCATCACGTGCCGCCACCACACCCATCGCGCGCGCGACCGCAACCGCAACGCGTCCGCCTGCGCCCAAAGGGTTCATCCTGTTTCAGTTCAACGATAACGGAGTGGATCGCGTTTCGACTGTAGATGTGCAAACGAAAACCGTCCGACCATTTTACGACGTCGGTCCGGTGTTGGATATTGTCAACACCAACGCCGCGATGATGGCATGGTCGCCGGACAATAGCAAGATTGCGTACATCGCGACGCGCGGTCTCGGCGAGACGAATGCGTTGCGCGTCTACGACCCGCGGCTCGACACGCATACGGGATTGTATTCCGCACCCGCCGGCGGCGGTCTGTCCAGTCCAACGTGGTCGCCCGACGGCAAGCAAATCGCGTTCGTCCGACTCGCGGCAGACAAAAGAGGATGGAACGTGCTGATCGTGAACGCGGACGGTACGCCGTGTTCGTCCGACAAGCAACAATGGTGTGATGTCAAAAGCAATTCCCAGGGCGAGCAATTCCGCGGTGGTTTGAGCTGGTCGTCGAAAGGGCAACTCGCGCTCGGCTTGGTCACGACCGGGGAAAATGATATCTACGTGCTCAACCCCGATGGCGGCGGCTTCCGCAACATCACGAACAACCCCGCCGACGATTCGACCCCGGCGTTTAGCCCCGACGGCAAATTGATCGCGTTCACTTCTAAACGCGATGGTCGAGCGCAAATCTATGTGATGAACGCGGATGGTTCCGGCGTTCGGCGCGTGAGCCAGAGTACCGTGCCAGACTTTTCACCGTCCTGGTCGCCCGATGGCAACTGGCTTGCATTCGCGTCCACGCGCAACAACTCGACGAATATCTTTATGATGGATTTGCGCGGCGGGAATGTAACCCAGTTAACGTCAAGCCCCGGACAACATCCGGTATGGTCGCGTTAG
- a CDS encoding PD40 domain-containing protein codes for MKTRFVLTTLALVAVVWLATACGAPPTPTPIPSPTLAPLPTALPPTATRVVPTSTPTRAATATTAPPTATSLPPTRTPVPVGSVPTVPPQPTARPVSPPTGTIVYHAITDAQSRLFHVDPNSGAVTPYLSAGSGMDLTLDNFGTNARLGEFSTGNAKFAYVFAAQPGAVNVLRLRDTAGNTRDITSDIGLSSPSWSPDFKRLAMIRQATNGWFISMIDEDGKNREDVPMPAELAGAQFRGGMSWSKTNLMVFAANTSGASDIFTNYPDGKQLRRLTDHPADDTTPVFSPDGKLIAFTSTRDGRGQIYVMNADGSGLRRVRPSTSNDFSPTWSPDGNWIAFASNNNSGTSIFIMDINGAHVRQLAGGDHPVWTR; via the coding sequence ATGAAAACACGTTTCGTTTTGACGACCCTCGCTCTCGTGGCAGTGGTTTGGTTAGCGACCGCCTGCGGCGCGCCGCCCACGCCGACGCCGATTCCTTCGCCTACGCTCGCGCCATTGCCAACCGCGTTACCGCCGACCGCGACACGCGTCGTGCCGACGAGTACGCCCACGCGCGCGGCAACCGCGACGACCGCGCCGCCAACGGCGACGTCACTCCCGCCCACACGCACGCCAGTCCCGGTCGGATCGGTGCCGACCGTACCGCCCCAACCCACCGCGCGCCCGGTGTCGCCGCCGACCGGCACGATCGTGTATCATGCGATCACAGATGCTCAGAGCCGACTGTTCCATGTTGACCCGAACTCTGGCGCGGTGACGCCCTACCTCTCCGCCGGTTCCGGGATGGACTTGACGTTGGATAATTTTGGCACGAACGCGCGCCTCGGCGAATTCTCGACCGGGAACGCCAAATTCGCGTACGTGTTCGCCGCCCAACCCGGCGCGGTGAATGTGTTGCGTCTGCGCGACACCGCCGGCAATACGCGCGACATTACATCGGACATCGGTCTCTCCAGTCCATCGTGGTCGCCCGATTTCAAACGCCTCGCGATGATTCGTCAAGCGACGAATGGTTGGTTTATCAGTATGATTGACGAAGACGGCAAAAATCGCGAGGATGTGCCGATGCCGGCTGAACTTGCCGGCGCGCAATTCCGCGGCGGCATGTCCTGGTCGAAAACTAACTTGATGGTCTTTGCTGCGAACACGAGCGGGGCGAGCGACATTTTCACCAACTATCCGGACGGCAAGCAATTGCGCCGGCTGACCGATCATCCGGCGGACGACACGACGCCCGTGTTCAGCCCGGACGGTAAACTGATCGCGTTCACCTCGACGCGCGATGGTCGCGGCCAAATCTACGTGATGAACGCCGATGGCAGTGGCTTGCGTCGTGTGCGACCCAGCACCAGCAACGATTTCTCGCCGACCTGGTCGCCGGATGGCAACTGGATCGCGTTCGCCTCGAACAACAATTCGGGGACGAGCATTTTCATTATGGACATCAACGGCGCGCATGTGCGCCAACTGGCTGGGGGCGATCACCCAGTTTGGACACGCTAG
- a CDS encoding tetratricopeptide repeat protein, with translation MLATLQIRLFGGLRVTFDGKPITGFYSNKAPALLAYLAITRRAPTRDSLAALLWGEMSDADAKTNLRQCLTNLRKLLEPHLLITRDTVEFNFDAPYALDIELFEQKLRAQDLSAAVELYTGDFLDGVFVRDAPEFEEWMLAQRARLRDLALQTMSALVTQHAARGDNARGIEYATRLIALDPWREETHRDLMLMLARTGQRSVALQQYEVCKRELREQMDVEPSAETTALYERIRAAGDATRHNLPAQPTSFIGRTKELANIETRLLQRDCRLLTLLGTGGVGKTRLALEAAERALKIGAFLYGVFFVPLAGVNSPDRLVAAMADTCGFTFTGKQDPKTQLANFLREKETLFVLDNFEHLLDAATWLAQLQSDAPHVKLLITSRERLNVRAEWLIAIEGLDYPDFRSDTTAPIEIQNRKWAAVELFVERARQVRGDLETSDALWTSVARVCQLVEGLPLGIELAAAWTQTHTCDDIAHAIARGYAFLATTARDVPERQRSLRAVFDYSWRLLSEHERAVMARLSVFRGGFTREAAEWVAGASLTTLTALVDQSLVRSSAGRYGLHQVVREYAAEKLGASVDAEAAVRDRHGEYLATFLAQLAAPIQGANQKDALNQVGGEMDNVNAAWQWMIARRRADWVESSFVSLGYFYEIKSRFQEGLAAFQQAAAAFAGASEPAQQKLYAKLLIPQMSFLIRLDRYAEARAVGYTCLTILRDTDAQTEFARAVNNLGHITYRLGNLGEAKQFMQESVALTRAGGNLRMLSVALNNLGAVTLARGEYAEARQVFEECLTIKRQLGDQRSIANTLDNLGIIAREQKDFALAREFHQESLAIYQSLDDQRGAQTALNNLGALAFREGHCAEARQFLRQSLSMGSADSHRGIIAGFTLLRLGAVACALGDYAEARQHLRDALDTAVAINAVPLALLVCAEFGALWHAEGNSAGAVEIIALVAAHASSEQEARDRAQSLLGAIAPRLKSTAFTAAQARGRARQLEEVSAEILRG, from the coding sequence TGCAGATTCGGCTTTTTGGTGGATTGCGCGTCACGTTCGACGGCAAGCCGATCACTGGCTTTTACTCGAACAAAGCGCCCGCGCTCCTCGCGTACCTCGCCATCACGCGCCGCGCGCCGACACGCGATTCCCTCGCCGCGCTTTTGTGGGGCGAGATGAGCGACGCCGACGCCAAGACGAATCTGCGCCAGTGCCTCACGAATCTCCGCAAACTCCTCGAACCGCACCTCCTCATCACGCGCGATACCGTCGAATTCAATTTCGACGCGCCGTACGCGCTCGACATCGAGCTGTTCGAACAAAAACTCCGCGCCCAAGATTTGAGCGCGGCAGTCGAACTCTACACCGGCGATTTTCTCGACGGCGTGTTCGTGCGCGATGCGCCCGAGTTCGAAGAATGGATGCTCGCGCAACGCGCGCGCCTGCGCGACCTCGCGCTTCAAACGATGAGCGCGCTCGTGACGCAACATGCCGCGCGCGGCGATAACGCGCGCGGCATCGAGTACGCGACGCGTTTGATCGCGCTCGATCCCTGGCGCGAAGAAACGCATCGCGATTTGATGCTGATGCTCGCGCGCACCGGTCAACGCAGTGTCGCGCTCCAACAGTACGAAGTGTGCAAACGCGAACTGCGCGAACAGATGGATGTCGAGCCATCGGCGGAAACGACCGCGCTGTACGAACGCATTCGCGCGGCGGGGGATGCCACGCGTCATAACTTGCCCGCGCAACCCACCTCATTCATCGGTCGCACAAAAGAACTTGCCAACATCGAGACGCGTTTGCTCCAGCGCGATTGCCGGTTGCTCACGCTCCTCGGCACGGGCGGTGTTGGCAAAACACGACTCGCGCTTGAAGCGGCGGAACGCGCGTTGAAAATCGGCGCGTTTCTCTATGGCGTGTTTTTCGTTCCACTCGCGGGAGTGAATTCGCCCGACCGGTTGGTCGCCGCGATGGCAGACACGTGTGGTTTTACTTTCACCGGCAAGCAAGACCCCAAAACGCAACTCGCCAATTTCCTGCGCGAAAAAGAGACGCTCTTCGTTCTCGACAATTTCGAGCATTTGCTCGACGCGGCGACCTGGCTAGCCCAGTTGCAAAGTGACGCGCCGCACGTGAAACTACTCATTACGTCGCGCGAGCGATTGAATGTGCGCGCCGAGTGGCTGATCGCGATTGAAGGGCTTGACTATCCGGATTTTCGGTCGGACACAACCGCGCCAATAGAAATCCAAAATCGAAAATGGGCGGCGGTGGAATTGTTCGTCGAACGCGCGCGCCAGGTGCGCGGGGATTTGGAAACGAGCGACGCGCTGTGGACGAGCGTCGCGCGCGTGTGCCAACTGGTCGAGGGGTTGCCGCTGGGGATCGAACTGGCGGCGGCGTGGACGCAAACGCACACCTGCGATGACATCGCGCACGCGATCGCGCGCGGGTATGCGTTTCTCGCGACGACTGCACGCGATGTACCCGAACGACAACGCAGTTTGCGGGCGGTGTTCGATTACTCGTGGCGTTTGTTGTCCGAGCACGAACGCGCGGTGATGGCGCGTCTGTCCGTGTTTCGGGGTGGATTCACGCGCGAGGCGGCGGAGTGGGTGGCGGGCGCGTCGCTGACGACCCTGACCGCGCTCGTAGACCAGTCACTCGTGCGAAGCAGCGCGGGGCGATACGGGCTGCACCAAGTTGTGCGAGAATACGCGGCGGAGAAGCTGGGTGCGTCGGTTGACGCGGAAGCAGCGGTGCGTGATCGGCATGGCGAGTACTTGGCGACGTTCTTGGCGCAACTCGCCGCGCCGATCCAAGGCGCGAACCAAAAAGACGCGCTGAACCAGGTCGGCGGCGAAATGGATAACGTGAATGCCGCGTGGCAGTGGATGATCGCGCGGCGACGCGCGGACTGGGTCGAGTCCAGTTTCGTGAGTCTCGGATATTTCTACGAAATCAAAAGTCGGTTCCAAGAAGGGCTTGCCGCCTTTCAGCAAGCCGCCGCGGCGTTTGCCGGCGCAAGCGAACCTGCCCAGCAGAAACTCTATGCCAAATTGCTCATTCCCCAAATGAGTTTTCTGATTCGCCTCGATCGCTACGCGGAGGCGCGCGCGGTCGGATATACGTGCTTGACTATTTTGCGCGATACGGACGCGCAGACCGAATTCGCGCGCGCGGTCAATAACCTGGGTCACATCACCTATCGGTTGGGGAATCTCGGCGAAGCCAAACAGTTTATGCAAGAGAGCGTGGCATTGACGCGCGCGGGCGGCAATCTGCGTATGTTGTCGGTGGCGTTGAACAATCTCGGCGCGGTCACGCTGGCGCGCGGCGAATACGCGGAGGCGCGTCAAGTGTTCGAGGAATGTTTGACGATCAAGCGGCAATTGGGCGACCAGAGAAGTATCGCCAATACGCTCGACAACCTGGGAATTATCGCGCGGGAGCAAAAGGATTTCGCGCTTGCGCGAGAATTTCATCAGGAAAGTCTGGCGATTTACCAATCGCTCGACGACCAACGCGGCGCGCAGACCGCGTTGAATAACCTGGGCGCGCTGGCTTTTCGTGAAGGACATTGCGCGGAGGCGCGGCAATTCTTGCGGCAAAGTTTGAGCATGGGCAGCGCGGATTCACACCGCGGGATCATCGCCGGTTTCACTCTCCTGCGTCTCGGCGCGGTGGCGTGCGCGCTCGGCGATTATGCGGAGGCGCGGCAACATTTGCGCGATGCGCTGGACACCGCCGTCGCGATCAACGCCGTTCCGCTCGCGTTACTCGTGTGCGCCGAGTTCGGCGCGTTGTGGCACGCCGAAGGAAACAGCGCAGGAGCCGTCGAAATCATTGCCTTGGTCGCCGCGCATGCAAGCAGCGAACAGGAAGCGCGTGATCGCGCACAGAGTTTGCTGGGCGCGATTGCGCCGCGTCTGAAAAGCACCGCCTTCACTGCCGCGCAAGCACGCGGGCGCGCGCGCCAACTTGAAGAGGTCAGCGCGGAAATTTTGCGCGGATGA